A portion of the bacterium genome contains these proteins:
- a CDS encoding cupin domain-containing protein — MVYKTLTAALIFLFTVSAAAFCQELDGSPYDPAKDPDIDLFMASWKDSNPRHSHGSLIERDILTKGNQLNPPRKGAVLEYINRFVHATLYAHTTTAPTMLKGEQEAFYIISGKGTITGGGKTYDLYEGICFLVPENLKFIMTNTGDEPLTMYLICEPVQPGFTPRKDIFVKSEAETPFNSGVGHWSYQEKDLLVHANGFSTLHAVITLTLDPMTIGHPHVHVKGCEEVWTTVYGDNIAWLGKQIRFQPPGTAYMIPPDGKTNHSNINQSKTDQVKMLYFSVRDDIQK, encoded by the coding sequence ATGGTTTATAAAACGCTCACGGCAGCTCTGATTTTTCTATTCACAGTTTCGGCGGCCGCATTCTGTCAGGAGCTCGACGGGAGTCCCTATGATCCCGCGAAGGACCCCGATATCGATCTGTTTATGGCAAGCTGGAAGGATTCCAATCCGAGGCATTCGCACGGCTCGCTCATCGAGCGCGATATCCTCACAAAGGGCAACCAGCTCAATCCTCCCCGTAAAGGCGCTGTTCTCGAATACATCAACCGTTTCGTCCACGCAACCCTTTACGCTCATACGACGACTGCGCCGACCATGCTGAAAGGCGAGCAGGAAGCATTTTATATCATTTCGGGGAAAGGTACCATCACCGGAGGCGGGAAAACCTACGATCTCTATGAAGGCATCTGTTTCCTCGTGCCGGAAAACCTCAAATTCATCATGACAAACACCGGCGACGAGCCGCTCACCATGTATCTTATCTGCGAACCAGTGCAGCCCGGCTTCACTCCCCGCAAAGATATCTTTGTGAAGAGCGAGGCGGAAACACCCTTCAACAGCGGTGTCGGTCACTGGAGCTACCAGGAAAAGGACCTTCTGGTGCACGCCAACGGATTTTCGACTCTCCATGCGGTCATCACGCTTACCCTCGATCCCATGACCATAGGCCATCCTCATGTCCATGTGAAGGGATGCGAAGAGGTCTGGACAACGGTTTACGGCGATAATATCGCATGGCTCGGGAAACAGATCCGTTTCCAGCCACCCGGAACGGCGTATATGATACCCCCGGACGGCAAGACCAACCATTCCAATATCAACCAGTCGAAGACAGACCAGGTGAAAATGCTCTACTTTTCGGTCAGGGATGATATACAGAAATAA
- a CDS encoding YdcF family protein, with product MKRILTVFWLLVLVLSGMDYAACALFCRKVNRFFMNREVRESDAAVVFFGDNDHEYHMGPETLRRAEHALELYRKESIRAIICVGGGNLVKKRGISGAQMMRNYFTENGVPGECVLYDTVSYDSFSNWNEAYAMIVSHGWKRIVLVSSPLHLYRLSRFTGDGTLDLFYSPWSPDCSLTLKNYRYLRGWIHHEWLAYTAFAVLPEPYYRKALFVIRTW from the coding sequence ATGAAAAGAATTTTGACCGTGTTCTGGCTGCTCGTGCTTGTCTTGTCGGGTATGGATTATGCCGCCTGCGCACTGTTTTGCCGGAAAGTCAATCGCTTTTTCATGAACAGGGAAGTCAGGGAATCGGATGCGGCGGTCGTTTTTTTCGGCGATAACGACCATGAGTACCATATGGGACCGGAAACGCTCAGACGGGCGGAACATGCGCTGGAACTGTACAGAAAAGAATCCATCCGCGCCATTATCTGCGTCGGAGGCGGGAACCTCGTGAAAAAACGGGGGATATCGGGCGCGCAGATGATGAGAAACTACTTCACTGAAAACGGTGTGCCCGGGGAATGTGTTCTGTACGACACAGTATCGTATGATTCGTTCTCGAACTGGAACGAGGCATATGCCATGATCGTATCGCATGGATGGAAAAGGATTGTACTGGTCAGCTCGCCGCTGCATCTTTACCGGCTGTCACGCTTTACCGGTGACGGAACGCTCGACCTTTTCTATTCGCCCTGGTCGCCAGACTGTTCACTGACATTGAAGAATTACCGGTACCTCAGGGGCTGGATACACCATGAATGGCTGGCATATACCGCCTTCGCGGTTCTGCCCGAACCATACTACCGTAAAGCGCTCTTTGTGATACGAACATGGTAG
- a CDS encoding heparinase II/III family protein, with protein sequence MNRMMLLILPAFLLLAPVVQGQTAAGDDETARRLREFAAMLEEKPHGFGHPIGDRAAWERVAAIPAFGTVVSEAEKNASLPVPELPDSLFLEFSRNGNRTNYQAPQSLRRSRLTLFTIAECIDNRGRFLPVLERYIRAVCSERTWVLPAHDRDLDNFYGRKVEIDLGQATTSLTLATVLSILGDRLSPDVRRLMGAEVRRRVFVPFLTMVQTGKDLTWWMTTTNNWNSVCLCGTAGAALAMIESREERAWFLLGVERYIPNYLSGFTDDGYCSEGLGYWNYGFGHYIMLSGVIKQATGGSWDLLENDKVRRIAQFPANLEITTGVYPAFADCAIDAFPNPRFMRFLNRRYGFSDNKWESVARSAGGTLYELALFEVSDPLSDKSSVSSAAQPRERRHWFEQAGVLIGRPPVETGSLAVALKGGHNNEHHNHNDVGSYVVVLDGKTLLLDPGSEIYTSRTFSPNRYESTVLNSFGHPVPRIGGMLQKTGEDARARVVSKRFTDDEDTLVFDLSSAYEVPGLETLERTFVYSRELRGYLTVTDRMECSTPQAFETALVTFDEWHQQPDGSLLVRNGDTAVTVSIDTGGRKYTVQAGQLREDLPSKRFPTRIGIVLSEPVSASTVTLTIRPAVK encoded by the coding sequence ATGAACCGTATGATGCTGCTGATACTTCCCGCATTCCTGCTCCTTGCTCCGGTTGTCCAGGGGCAGACTGCCGCAGGTGATGACGAAACCGCCCGCCGTCTCCGCGAATTTGCTGCCATGCTCGAAGAAAAGCCTCATGGTTTCGGTCACCCCATTGGCGATCGCGCCGCGTGGGAACGGGTCGCGGCAATACCAGCGTTCGGCACGGTAGTCTCCGAGGCCGAAAAAAACGCAAGCCTCCCCGTCCCGGAGCTTCCTGACAGCCTTTTTCTGGAGTTCTCGCGGAACGGGAACCGTACCAATTATCAGGCGCCTCAAAGTTTGCGCCGGTCGAGGCTCACCCTTTTCACCATCGCCGAGTGCATCGATAACCGGGGAAGGTTCCTGCCCGTTCTCGAGCGATACATCCGGGCGGTCTGCTCTGAAAGGACATGGGTACTTCCGGCTCACGACCGCGATCTCGACAATTTTTACGGCAGGAAGGTGGAAATCGACCTTGGACAGGCAACAACCTCCCTGACTCTGGCTACCGTCCTCTCTATTCTCGGTGACCGCCTCAGCCCCGATGTCCGCCGTCTCATGGGAGCGGAAGTCCGGCGCAGAGTGTTCGTCCCGTTTCTCACCATGGTGCAGACTGGTAAAGACCTCACGTGGTGGATGACCACGACGAACAACTGGAACAGCGTCTGCCTCTGCGGCACAGCGGGCGCCGCGCTGGCCATGATCGAATCCCGTGAGGAGCGGGCATGGTTCCTTCTGGGTGTGGAGCGGTACATCCCCAATTACCTCTCGGGTTTCACGGACGACGGTTACTGCTCGGAGGGTCTCGGCTACTGGAATTACGGATTTGGCCACTATATCATGCTCTCCGGGGTGATCAAACAGGCGACCGGCGGCTCATGGGACCTCCTCGAAAACGATAAGGTACGCCGTATCGCTCAATTCCCCGCAAATCTCGAAATCACCACAGGAGTCTATCCGGCGTTCGCGGACTGCGCGATCGATGCATTCCCCAACCCCCGGTTCATGCGTTTTCTCAACCGCCGGTACGGTTTTAGCGATAACAAGTGGGAAAGTGTTGCACGTTCCGCGGGTGGAACGTTGTACGAGCTCGCGCTTTTCGAGGTATCGGATCCATTGTCCGATAAATCGTCGGTTTCGTCCGCAGCGCAGCCGCGCGAGAGGCGGCACTGGTTCGAACAGGCCGGTGTGCTGATCGGACGGCCTCCCGTGGAGACCGGCAGCCTCGCGGTTGCCCTCAAAGGCGGACACAACAACGAACACCACAACCACAACGATGTGGGATCGTATGTGGTGGTACTCGATGGAAAGACGCTCCTGCTCGATCCCGGCTCCGAGATATATACATCGCGGACATTCAGTCCCAATCGGTATGAAAGCACCGTACTCAATTCCTTCGGTCACCCGGTTCCGCGTATCGGCGGTATGCTCCAGAAAACCGGTGAGGATGCCCGCGCCCGTGTGGTCTCGAAGCGTTTCACCGATGATGAGGACACCCTTGTATTCGATCTTTCCTCTGCCTATGAGGTTCCCGGGCTCGAAACCCTCGAGCGGACATTCGTCTACTCGCGGGAACTCCGGGGATACCTCACGGTCACCGACCGGATGGAATGTTCCACGCCGCAGGCGTTCGAGACCGCTCTCGTCACTTTCGACGAATGGCATCAGCAGCCGGACGGTTCCCTGCTTGTCCGGAACGGCGATACTGCGGTGACTGTCTCCATCGATACCGGCGGCCGGAAATATACCGTTCAAGCCGGGCAGCTGCGGGAAGACCTGCCATCGAAGCGGTTCCCGACGAGAATCGGAATTGTTCTTTCGGAACCAGTGTCTGCGTCAACAGTGACGCTGACGATACGACCGGCAGTGAAGTAA
- a CDS encoding Gfo/Idh/MocA family oxidoreductase, with translation MSKTSLKVAQVGFGMFGAHEVGRSVESIVRYGVSPFLGRIGYAKHARELADVTFTMTALGTRSRQSADRASDQFEKSTGSRPKSYYGEKCWIPIIEEEHPDILVVATPDNLHYEPARFALAHGVHVIVEKPLSLRVSEVMELVATAETNGLLLGSDNHKEYDPDHIFIARRLLPLIGPINYGRAYLEEPLEVSTSTFKWIAEEGKHQPVRETPFGYVGIHWVSLFQNMYGRTGEGDYTFRPVHVSGHGQKNLLLPSYGIDVLDSTVIDVTYDSGARVTYENNWITPPEFCGVTVNQGHEIVGANGKVESDQQNRGLVYWVGKHGPQGPPDALSQRTSNTHFFREVYSLHDGAIDSYCGYGMDAITAFFTAVARVMMKGEKHEAVKGTFIDGSSQILPCAVIEAGNASIWKNRELLEGSLPPTAGCVISHEKGIRLDYTGERGEPISEPLYTGKLSR, from the coding sequence ATGAGTAAAACATCGCTGAAAGTGGCACAGGTCGGATTCGGGATGTTCGGGGCGCACGAGGTTGGCCGGAGCGTGGAGAGTATAGTCAGGTACGGTGTTTCTCCGTTTCTGGGAAGAATCGGCTATGCGAAGCATGCGCGGGAGCTCGCCGATGTAACATTCACCATGACGGCTTTGGGAACCCGGAGCAGGCAGTCGGCAGATCGGGCATCGGATCAGTTCGAGAAATCCACGGGTTCCCGGCCAAAAAGTTACTACGGCGAAAAATGCTGGATACCGATCATCGAGGAAGAGCATCCCGACATACTCGTGGTGGCAACGCCCGACAACCTTCACTATGAGCCTGCACGATTCGCGCTCGCTCACGGCGTCCACGTTATTGTGGAAAAACCCCTCTCTCTCCGTGTCTCCGAGGTGATGGAGCTTGTAGCGACCGCCGAAACGAACGGCCTGCTCCTCGGCAGCGACAACCATAAGGAATACGATCCCGACCACATATTCATAGCCCGCAGGCTGCTTCCCCTGATCGGTCCCATCAATTACGGCCGGGCGTATCTCGAAGAACCCCTCGAGGTTTCGACATCCACTTTCAAATGGATCGCCGAGGAGGGCAAACATCAGCCTGTGCGCGAAACGCCCTTCGGATATGTCGGTATTCACTGGGTCTCGCTGTTCCAGAACATGTACGGGCGCACCGGGGAAGGCGACTACACGTTCCGTCCCGTTCACGTATCGGGGCACGGACAGAAAAACCTTCTCCTGCCGTCGTACGGCATAGATGTTCTCGACTCCACCGTGATCGATGTCACTTATGACAGCGGCGCCAGGGTTACCTATGAGAACAACTGGATCACCCCTCCCGAGTTCTGCGGTGTCACGGTCAATCAGGGGCATGAAATAGTCGGCGCAAACGGAAAGGTCGAAAGCGACCAGCAGAACCGGGGGCTCGTGTACTGGGTCGGCAAGCACGGCCCTCAGGGTCCACCGGACGCACTGTCTCAGCGAACATCGAACACGCACTTTTTCCGCGAGGTCTATTCGCTCCATGACGGCGCAATCGACAGCTATTGCGGCTACGGAATGGATGCCATCACCGCCTTTTTCACTGCCGTTGCGCGGGTAATGATGAAGGGAGAAAAACACGAGGCGGTAAAGGGCACATTCATCGACGGCTCTTCCCAGATACTGCCCTGCGCGGTCATAGAAGCGGGGAACGCTTCGATCTGGAAAAACCGTGAACTCCTCGAAGGCTCCCTGCCGCCGACCGCTGGCTGCGTCATTTCTCATGAAAAGGGTATCAGGCTCGACTATACCGGGGAACGCGGGGAACCGATATCGGAACCTCTCTATACGGGTAAACTCAGCCGGTGA
- a CDS encoding sugar phosphate isomerase/epimerase, whose translation MVSGMTRRKAIGAGAAAAGVILSPTGIRPSHAWPPGPDENLKRNLTPGKTPVRLACSDLRIHYPQNQSMTEMVKHIRESGYTSASTATNKDARNPLLDATDAEITELRAACKKYDVTIFDVMTWSNQLHPDPEIRKKAIRYVTESIEVAERIGCLMVTSVTGSCHPDSFIGIHPGNWTAETWKLTVKTYSQILRDTAGMKASLGMEAVVTTNLDGVKAHLRLIEDVGDPRCAVCLDPTNMVSLANYYHTTELLDECFDKLGEKILGCHAKDPYILPDKMLVYVTEVAPGKGVMDYETYLVRLSRMAWPRTLFLEHLPSEEYPGVKAFIEGTASKVGVKIYG comes from the coding sequence ATGGTTTCCGGAATGACACGGAGAAAAGCCATCGGCGCAGGAGCAGCGGCGGCAGGCGTTATACTTTCACCGACGGGTATTCGCCCGTCGCATGCATGGCCACCGGGCCCGGATGAAAATCTCAAGCGCAATCTGACACCCGGCAAGACCCCGGTTCGTCTGGCCTGTTCCGATCTGAGGATTCACTACCCTCAGAACCAGAGCATGACCGAAATGGTGAAACATATCCGCGAGAGCGGCTATACCTCGGCTTCAACCGCCACAAACAAGGATGCGAGAAATCCCCTGCTCGACGCGACCGATGCAGAAATTACAGAGCTCAGAGCGGCCTGCAAAAAATACGATGTGACCATTTTCGATGTGATGACCTGGTCGAATCAGCTTCATCCCGACCCGGAAATCCGTAAAAAAGCCATCAGATATGTCACCGAAAGCATCGAGGTCGCCGAACGTATCGGGTGCCTCATGGTCACATCGGTTACCGGAAGTTGCCATCCTGATAGCTTCATCGGTATTCACCCCGGTAACTGGACCGCGGAAACGTGGAAACTCACAGTGAAAACATACAGTCAGATTCTCCGCGACACGGCAGGTATGAAGGCGTCCCTCGGCATGGAAGCAGTTGTGACAACGAATCTCGACGGGGTCAAGGCTCATCTCAGGCTCATCGAGGATGTGGGCGATCCGCGGTGCGCGGTATGCCTCGATCCGACCAACATGGTGTCCCTTGCAAATTACTATCATACCACCGAACTCCTCGACGAGTGTTTCGACAAGCTCGGCGAGAAGATTCTCGGCTGTCATGCGAAGGACCCCTATATTCTCCCTGACAAGATGCTCGTGTATGTGACCGAGGTCGCCCCCGGAAAAGGCGTCATGGATTACGAGACCTATCTGGTCCGCCTGAGCCGGATGGCATGGCCGCGCACACTGTTTCTCGAACACCTGCCATCGGAGGAATATCCCGGCGTAAAAGCCTTTATCGAGGGCACTGCGTCAAAGGTCGGCGTGAAGATATACGGCTGA
- a CDS encoding NAD-dependent epimerase/dehydratase family protein, with amino-acid sequence MKQALVCGAGGFIGSHLVKRLKREGFRVRGIDLKYPEFGETEADDFIIGDLRDPHVCENAVDCRFDEVYQLAADMGGAGYVFTGENDADIMHNSALINLNILDICSKRDVGRIFYSSSACIYPKFNQVDPLNPNCAEDSAYPAYPDSEYGWEKLFSEHIYLSFHRNYGMDVRISRFHNVFGPEGTWTGGREKAPAALCRKIAMAPDGGEIEIWGDGEQTRSFLYIDECLDGVSLLMNSGWTGPVNIGSEEMVSINRLADMIMDIAGKKLTKKHITGPLGVRGRKSDNRLIYEKLGWKPTRPLRMGLEKTYEWIEQQVNKAQKG; translated from the coding sequence ATGAAACAGGCGCTTGTCTGCGGAGCGGGCGGTTTTATCGGAAGTCACCTTGTGAAACGGTTAAAACGTGAAGGATTCCGGGTTCGGGGTATCGACCTCAAATACCCGGAATTCGGCGAAACGGAAGCGGACGATTTTATCATTGGCGATCTCCGTGATCCGCATGTGTGCGAAAATGCTGTCGATTGCCGGTTTGATGAGGTTTACCAGCTTGCCGCGGACATGGGCGGAGCCGGATATGTTTTCACCGGCGAGAACGATGCCGATATCATGCACAATTCGGCTCTTATCAATCTGAATATACTCGATATATGCTCGAAAAGAGATGTCGGAAGGATATTCTATTCTTCATCGGCGTGTATTTATCCAAAGTTCAATCAGGTAGACCCCCTCAACCCCAACTGCGCGGAAGATTCCGCCTACCCGGCCTATCCGGACAGCGAATACGGCTGGGAAAAACTGTTCAGCGAACACATTTATCTTTCATTTCACCGCAATTACGGCATGGATGTCCGTATTTCCCGCTTCCATAACGTTTTCGGTCCCGAGGGAACATGGACCGGGGGCCGTGAAAAAGCCCCGGCCGCCCTGTGCAGGAAAATTGCCATGGCGCCGGACGGCGGTGAGATCGAAATCTGGGGTGACGGCGAACAGACACGGTCATTCCTGTATATCGACGAATGTCTCGATGGTGTTTCACTGCTCATGAACTCCGGCTGGACAGGGCCGGTCAATATCGGTTCGGAGGAGATGGTTTCCATCAACCGGCTCGCCGACATGATCATGGACATCGCCGGAAAAAAGCTGACCAAAAAACATATTACAGGACCTCTCGGAGTCCGCGGCAGGAAGTCGGATAACAGGCTCATATACGAAAAACTCGGGTGGAAACCGACCCGGCCTTTACGAATGGGCCTCGAAAAAACGTACGAATGGATAGAGCAGCAAGTGAATAAGGCGCAGAAGGGATAA
- a CDS encoding glycosyltransferase gives MSDSESGAIFNLPLVSVVIPCLNRAHYLVPTIESVLRQDYPRIECIVVDGGSKDGTTGILEGYGDRIRWISEPDGGHADAINKGWRMSTGDILAWLNADDLYVLPGAVGGAAEFMRANPGVDVVYGDYMTIGDDGNVISDIIKPPRWDLVYAVKHCVPMITQPASFIRRSILEKVGWLDPEFRNGKDHELWLRIGRAGTIRYAPLLFAQVRRCKGLSQQSDMGEAKIAITEKFFSQPDLPYPFNSPRFRRRAVSNTYLISGVYTWVSTRSLRLSMRHVKKAIAADPFNTFYIIAVFKLWVLFYMLPVRWQEKIRKIRGLLKN, from the coding sequence ATGTCGGACAGTGAATCCGGAGCCATTTTCAACCTGCCGCTCGTGTCTGTCGTCATCCCCTGTCTCAACAGGGCACATTACCTGGTGCCTACCATAGAAAGCGTCCTCCGTCAGGATTATCCCCGCATAGAGTGCATCGTTGTGGACGGCGGCTCGAAGGACGGCACAACCGGTATTCTCGAAGGCTACGGCGACCGTATCCGGTGGATTTCCGAGCCCGATGGCGGTCATGCCGATGCCATCAACAAGGGCTGGCGCATGAGCACGGGCGACATTCTTGCGTGGCTCAATGCGGATGATCTCTACGTACTGCCCGGCGCTGTGGGCGGAGCTGCCGAATTCATGCGTGCCAACCCCGGTGTCGATGTGGTATATGGCGATTACATGACCATCGGCGACGATGGTAACGTCATTTCCGATATTATCAAACCCCCTCGGTGGGACCTGGTTTACGCCGTCAAACACTGCGTTCCGATGATTACCCAGCCCGCTTCGTTCATCCGGCGTTCGATTCTCGAAAAGGTTGGATGGCTCGATCCGGAATTCCGCAACGGGAAAGATCATGAACTCTGGCTGAGAATCGGCCGTGCCGGAACAATACGGTATGCTCCCCTGCTCTTCGCACAGGTTCGCAGGTGTAAAGGCCTCAGCCAGCAATCCGACATGGGCGAGGCCAAGATTGCGATTACGGAGAAGTTCTTCAGTCAGCCCGATCTGCCATATCCCTTCAACTCGCCGCGATTCAGGCGCCGGGCTGTGAGCAATACGTATCTTATCAGCGGTGTTTATACATGGGTCAGCACACGAAGCCTCCGATTATCGATGCGTCATGTCAAAAAGGCAATTGCCGCTGATCCGTTCAATACCTTTTATATTATTGCCGTGTTCAAGCTCTGGGTGCTGTTTTACATGCTCCCGGTCCGGTGGCAGGAAAAAATCCGTAAAATCCGCGGACTGCTGAAAAATTAA
- a CDS encoding glycosyltransferase: MTRDPNPLVSVVIPCLNRAHYLVPTIESVLGQDYPHIECIVVDGGSTDNTAEILGGYGDSIRWISEPDEGHADAINKGWRMSTGDILAWLNADDVYVVPDAVGKAVEFLGENPEVDVVYGDYTAISEEGRAVSGIIKPRRWDFVYAVKKCDHIICQPSSFMRRSILEKVGWLDQEFRNGKDHELWLRIGLADGVIRYAPLHLAFCRLSPGLTRQIDMGEAKVAVNRKFFSLPDLPYPFTSPRFRKRAMSNACLVGARYILAGTGRIRPSLPLISQAFETDPLNALWGAGIHMLYYLYLLLPDSIQGILRTIRTSVRNRRRSNG; encoded by the coding sequence ATGACACGTGACCCGAATCCCCTCGTTTCGGTCGTGATTCCCTGCCTGAACAGGGCGCATTACCTCGTTCCCACCATCGAGAGCGTGCTCGGTCAGGACTATCCACACATCGAATGTATTGTCGTGGACGGCGGCTCGACGGACAACACGGCTGAAATCCTCGGCGGCTACGGCGACAGCATCCGATGGATTTCCGAGCCGGACGAGGGACATGCCGATGCCATCAACAAGGGCTGGCGCATGAGCACCGGCGATATTCTTGCATGGCTCAATGCCGATGATGTGTATGTTGTTCCCGATGCGGTCGGTAAAGCGGTAGAGTTTCTCGGAGAGAATCCCGAAGTCGATGTTGTGTACGGCGATTATACGGCGATCTCGGAGGAGGGGCGGGCTGTATCCGGAATCATCAAGCCCCGGCGGTGGGATTTCGTTTATGCCGTGAAAAAGTGCGATCATATCATCTGCCAGCCCTCATCGTTCATGAGACGGTCGATTCTGGAAAAGGTCGGATGGCTCGATCAGGAGTTCCGCAACGGAAAAGATCATGAGCTGTGGCTGAGGATTGGTCTTGCCGACGGCGTGATACGGTATGCGCCCCTGCACCTCGCCTTCTGCCGTCTGAGCCCGGGCCTGACCCGTCAGATCGACATGGGTGAAGCGAAAGTCGCGGTAAACAGGAAATTCTTCAGCCTGCCGGACCTGCCTTATCCTTTTACATCGCCCCGTTTCCGTAAAAGAGCGATGAGCAACGCCTGCCTTGTCGGGGCGCGATACATACTTGCCGGAACGGGACGGATCAGGCCATCGCTCCCTTTAATATCACAGGCCTTTGAAACCGACCCGCTGAACGCTCTTTGGGGTGCGGGAATTCATATGCTCTATTATCTTTATCTCCTGCTGCCGGACAGCATCCAGGGAATACTGAGGACAATACGGACGTCAGTCAGAAACAGAAGGCGCTCGAACGGGTGA
- a CDS encoding AGE family epimerase/isomerase, giving the protein MDRRAFLSVSAGTGAAAAGLSCGKEPVHVVPAADVIGDIDGMSLEDLRSQFRSELFDVFLPAMDKMVIDHELGGFMCNATPDGTHTNVNKRTWYEGRGIWVYSFLYNHVDKKPEYLEVARKAVEFILKTRPPDDSLWNSWFTREGKPVGGPDTVIYSDLFVATGLQEYSQASGDERYWDIAKELLLKMMHIYDSRPGFGAIPPGQDVPGGSQGGYDPNSFGSAGTNVNKPGVPRTRILGHWMLVLRLTTQMLRKRADAEVKAIADRCQDAIMNYHFNPDYRLFNEYLNYDLTRIDNDHGQVVLGHGQEGMWMVMERALDNKDRQLFDTCAERLKRQIEVFWDDVYGGELLELLHVDKNIWNTTKALWLHDEVLIGTMMVIEHTGAEWAKRWFTQTNRYIGEKLDQRQYGFPLWMCYTDRKATFNPKYDRIENFHHPRHLMLNLLALDRMIERGGKVSHHFDA; this is encoded by the coding sequence ATGGACAGACGAGCATTTCTGAGTGTATCCGCCGGAACGGGCGCGGCGGCGGCCGGGCTTTCCTGCGGTAAGGAGCCGGTGCATGTTGTGCCCGCTGCCGATGTCATCGGGGACATTGACGGTATGAGTCTTGAGGACCTCCGGAGCCAGTTCAGGTCCGAGCTCTTCGATGTTTTTCTCCCCGCAATGGATAAAATGGTTATCGACCACGAGTTGGGCGGTTTCATGTGCAATGCCACACCGGACGGCACCCACACGAACGTCAACAAACGGACATGGTACGAGGGCCGCGGCATCTGGGTGTACTCGTTCCTCTATAACCATGTCGATAAAAAACCGGAGTATCTCGAAGTCGCCCGCAAGGCTGTCGAGTTCATTCTCAAGACCAGACCGCCGGACGATTCCCTCTGGAATTCATGGTTCACCCGCGAGGGAAAGCCTGTCGGAGGACCCGATACCGTGATCTACAGCGATCTGTTCGTTGCCACGGGGCTTCAGGAATACTCTCAGGCTTCGGGCGATGAACGGTACTGGGACATTGCCAAGGAACTGCTCCTGAAAATGATGCATATCTATGATTCGAGACCCGGGTTCGGCGCAATTCCGCCGGGACAGGATGTTCCGGGCGGCTCACAGGGCGGGTATGACCCAAATTCGTTCGGCTCCGCCGGGACGAATGTGAACAAGCCGGGTGTTCCCCGGACGAGAATCCTCGGTCACTGGATGCTTGTGCTCAGGCTCACCACCCAGATGCTCCGGAAACGTGCGGACGCCGAAGTGAAAGCCATCGCCGACCGTTGCCAGGATGCAATCATGAATTATCACTTTAATCCCGACTACCGGCTGTTCAACGAGTACCTGAACTATGATCTCACCCGTATCGACAACGATCACGGGCAGGTGGTTCTCGGGCATGGACAGGAAGGAATGTGGATGGTCATGGAACGGGCGCTCGACAACAAGGACCGTCAGCTCTTCGACACCTGTGCCGAGCGGCTGAAACGTCAGATAGAGGTGTTCTGGGACGATGTGTACGGCGGCGAGCTGCTCGAACTCCTCCATGTCGACAAAAACATCTGGAATACGACCAAGGCGCTGTGGCTCCATGACGAGGTCCTTATCGGCACCATGATGGTCATCGAACATACCGGAGCCGAATGGGCTAAACGGTGGTTTACGCAGACGAACCGGTATATCGGGGAAAAGCTCGATCAGCGGCAGTACGGTTTTCCGCTCTGGATGTGCTACACCGACCGTAAAGCGACATTCAACCCCAAGTACGACCGTATCGAGAATTTCCACCATCCGCGTCATCTCATGCTCAACCTGCTTGCCCTCGACCGCATGATCGAACGGGGCGGGAAAGTGTCGCATCATTTTGATGCGTGA